The Tropicibacter oceani DNA segment GCATGTACGACTGGAGCAAGGACAACAGCGCCGAGATCGAAAAGGGCTGGATCAAGCGCGCCGACACGATCGAAGGGCTGGCCGCGGAAATGGGCGTGGACCCGGCGGTTCTGGCCGCGCAGGTGCAGGGCTTTGACGATGGCGAGGACGCGGATTTTGGCCGTGCCGCCAGCAGCATGGCGCCGCTTGATGCTGCGCCCTTCTACGCGGTGCAGCTGTGGCCGGGCCTGAACAACACCTTTGGCGGGCCGCGCCGCAACGCCAAGGCGCAGATCATCGACACCTTTGGCGATCCGATCACCGGGCTTTACAGCGCCGGTGAGCTTGGCTCGATCTTTGTCCAGTATCCGCAGGGCGGTGCCAACGTCGGAGAATGCCTTGCCTTTGGCCGCATCGCCGGGGCGAACGCCGCCGCCCAGCCGGTGCGCGGGGAATAGCGGTGCGGGTTCCCACTTGGGCCCGCCACGGCATGGCCGCCATGGCCATGCTGTCGCTGTCCGGGGCGGCGCTGTCCCAGGAAACCGGGGACGGCGCTGCGCCGCATCTTTTGGCCGACACCCATGTCGACATGGGGCTGGACTGCACCGCATGTCACCAGGGCAGCGCGCCGCCCCAGGCCGTTGGCTCGGCAGTCTGCAAGACCTGCCATGGCACATTCGATGCCCTGGCCAACCGGACGGCCGAGATCGAGCCGAACCCGCATGCCTCTCACAAGGGAGAGCAGGCCTGTGAAACCTGCCACCGGGCGCATGAACCATCAGTGGATGCCTGCGCGCAGTGCCATATGTGGGGTTTCAAGGTTCCCTGACCGGCAGAGCGCGCAAGCGCACCGATCAAGAGCCGGGAACCGTGCCGCCCAGCCCATCGCGCACCTGTCGCGCCAGATCAAAGAACGTGTTGGCGTTCTGCCCCAGGGCCGCCGCCAGCATGTCATCCACCGCGTCCCAGGCCGCCTCGATCCCGGCAAGCTGGGCGCGCCCCTTGTCCGTAAGTTCCAGCACGTTCTGACGCCGGGACGCGGGGTCAGGCCCGCGCGAGATATAGCCAGCCGCCAATAGCCTGTCGGTCATCGTGCTCATGCTGGCCGAGGTGATCTGAAACTCGGACGCCAGAACCGCCTGGGACACCGGGCCGATGCGGGCCATCGCCTCGATCACGCGGGCCTGCCTTGGTTGCAGGCCAAGCGGCGAAAGCCGCCGGCGAAGTTCAGCCTCGACCAGCTCGGCGCTGTGCAGGAGACCGTGAAAACGGTGTTGATCAGCTTGCATGCTGATAGTTAGTATCCTATTCTTTTGGAGGATACAAGGGCTGCCCCCGCAGTCCAATCAGGATTCGGCCATGTTTTCCGCGACGCGCAGCGCACCCAGATTTCCCGTGATGTTTGCCGCCCTCGCCGCAACCAATCCGGCCTGTCAGAACCGGTTCGTACAATACCTGCCGGAATTCCTGCCGCAGGATCCGACGCTGACCTGCGCCCTGCCGCCGGACAATGTTCCGGTCGAACGCTCGACC contains these protein-coding regions:
- a CDS encoding cytochrome c3 family protein, producing the protein MRVPTWARHGMAAMAMLSLSGAALSQETGDGAAPHLLADTHVDMGLDCTACHQGSAPPQAVGSAVCKTCHGTFDALANRTAEIEPNPHASHKGEQACETCHRAHEPSVDACAQCHMWGFKVP
- a CDS encoding MarR family winged helix-turn-helix transcriptional regulator; translated protein: MQADQHRFHGLLHSAELVEAELRRRLSPLGLQPRQARVIEAMARIGPVSQAVLASEFQITSASMSTMTDRLLAAGYISRGPDPASRRQNVLELTDKGRAQLAGIEAAWDAVDDMLAAALGQNANTFFDLARQVRDGLGGTVPGS